Proteins co-encoded in one Gemmatimonadaceae bacterium genomic window:
- a CDS encoding ABC transporter permease → MREHPTMFEDLRLAARAMYRDRGLATAAVLCLALGIGGTTIVYSVTSALVLHPVPATDPSGLVMVAEVPPAKPGPDDAEMAPANYGDLARRNRSFSELAAFTNLDANLTGIDEPERIAGFRVTPSYFHLLGVLPALGRLFTDEDARYTTSPDVVIISDGLWHRRFGRDLGVVGRKVQINDVPRTIVGVLPAGFVFPPGAELWTPLSLAGDYGRERDGRFLRGVLARLRPEISLARARADVHGIMQQLQREYPEDDGKWDMRVEDANAFYGQHPRPFMLAQLAAVVLVLLIACANVANLLLARATTRTREIAVRVALGASRGRVVRQQLAESLLLAFAGGLLGTLFSVWGIEAVRAMLPAEQARLNPGWTRMELSAGVLAFTAAVSVVSALLVSLAPAFVASGADPRQALNEGGRSASHGPSKHRLRGLLIAGEMALALTMLVGTMVTVRGFVAVANEAPGYRVDHALTMQLTAPIARYRTTADAEAMYTRVLDAVRAEPGVTGAALSTMLPPDWAKYDSRIFLEGEPRPTRSDPARTPRWQMVTPGYFATMDIPLVRGRAFTDHDDSTSASAIVVSESMARAYWPNESPVGKRIGCACDDTTMMTVVGVVGDVHFNPNVGPADAPTYYVSAAQAHPWRTKSLVVRTKGDPASMTRRIERAIAGVAPTVAPGSVLTLDHVQRSALSPQRITSEMMAAFAVVALLLAAVGIHGVISYTVAQRTHDIGIRTALGAQGADVVRGVVGPAMGFIVVGAGVGVVGAMLMTRTLAHLLTQRSPSDPVSFVAAVAVLASAAIAGAYLPARRAMRIDPAIALRRDV, encoded by the coding sequence ATGAGAGAGCACCCTACGATGTTCGAAGATCTGCGACTTGCCGCCCGCGCGATGTACCGCGACCGAGGCCTCGCCACCGCCGCGGTGCTCTGCCTCGCCCTCGGCATCGGTGGCACGACGATCGTGTACAGCGTCACATCCGCACTCGTGCTCCACCCCGTTCCGGCGACGGATCCCTCCGGCCTCGTGATGGTCGCCGAGGTGCCGCCGGCGAAACCGGGCCCGGACGACGCCGAGATGGCGCCCGCGAACTACGGGGACCTCGCTCGACGGAATCGCAGCTTCAGCGAGCTCGCGGCGTTCACCAACCTCGACGCCAACCTGACCGGAATCGACGAACCGGAGCGCATCGCCGGCTTTCGAGTGACTCCGAGCTACTTCCATCTGCTTGGTGTCCTGCCCGCGCTGGGCCGCTTGTTCACCGATGAAGACGCGCGCTACACCACTTCGCCGGACGTCGTCATCATCAGCGACGGACTCTGGCACCGGAGGTTCGGCAGGGACCTTGGCGTCGTCGGCCGAAAGGTGCAGATCAACGACGTGCCGCGCACGATCGTCGGCGTGTTGCCCGCCGGCTTCGTCTTTCCACCGGGCGCCGAGCTGTGGACGCCGCTCTCGCTCGCCGGAGACTACGGCCGCGAGCGCGACGGGCGATTCCTGCGAGGTGTGCTCGCCAGGCTTCGCCCCGAAATTTCGCTCGCGCGGGCGCGCGCCGACGTGCACGGCATCATGCAGCAGCTGCAACGCGAGTATCCTGAGGACGACGGTAAGTGGGACATGCGCGTCGAGGATGCCAACGCCTTCTATGGACAACATCCCCGGCCGTTCATGCTCGCCCAGCTCGCCGCCGTCGTGCTCGTGCTGCTCATCGCGTGCGCGAACGTCGCCAACCTGCTGCTCGCTCGCGCTACGACCCGCACTCGCGAAATCGCCGTCCGCGTCGCGCTGGGCGCGTCGCGCGGACGCGTCGTGCGCCAACAGCTCGCCGAGTCCCTGCTGCTCGCGTTCGCCGGCGGACTGCTCGGCACTCTGTTCTCCGTCTGGGGAATCGAGGCGGTGCGCGCCATGCTCCCCGCCGAACAGGCGAGATTGAATCCCGGATGGACGCGCATGGAGCTGAGCGCGGGTGTGCTCGCCTTCACCGCCGCGGTCTCCGTCGTCTCGGCGCTGCTCGTGAGCCTGGCTCCCGCGTTCGTCGCGAGCGGCGCGGATCCGAGGCAGGCGCTCAACGAAGGCGGACGCAGTGCGTCGCATGGTCCCTCGAAGCACCGGCTGCGCGGATTGCTCATCGCCGGCGAGATGGCCCTCGCCCTCACGATGCTCGTCGGCACGATGGTCACCGTGCGCGGCTTCGTAGCGGTCGCCAACGAAGCGCCGGGCTATCGCGTCGATCACGCGCTCACGATGCAGCTCACCGCGCCCATCGCGCGCTACAGGACGACGGCCGACGCCGAGGCGATGTACACGCGTGTGCTCGATGCCGTTCGGGCGGAGCCCGGCGTGACCGGCGCGGCATTGTCGACGATGCTGCCCCCCGACTGGGCCAAGTACGACAGCCGGATTTTTCTCGAGGGCGAGCCGCGTCCGACGCGCAGCGATCCGGCTCGTACGCCTCGCTGGCAGATGGTGACGCCCGGCTATTTCGCGACGATGGACATCCCGCTCGTCCGCGGCCGCGCCTTCACCGACCACGACGATTCGACGTCGGCGAGCGCGATCGTGGTGAGCGAGTCGATGGCGCGCGCGTATTGGCCGAATGAAAGCCCCGTCGGCAAACGCATCGGGTGCGCGTGCGACGACACGACGATGATGACCGTCGTCGGCGTAGTCGGCGACGTTCACTTCAACCCCAACGTCGGTCCTGCCGACGCGCCCACCTACTACGTGAGCGCCGCGCAGGCGCATCCATGGCGCACGAAGTCGTTGGTCGTTCGCACGAAGGGCGATCCCGCGTCGATGACGCGCCGGATCGAGCGCGCGATCGCGGGTGTCGCGCCGACGGTGGCGCCGGGCAGCGTGCTGACGCTCGATCACGTGCAGCGCAGCGCTCTTTCGCCGCAACGCATCACGAGCGAGATGATGGCGGCGTTCGCTGTCGTCGCGTTGCTCTTGGCGGCGGTCGGCATCCACGGCGTGATTTCGTACACGGTGGCGCAGCGAACGCACGACATCGGGATCCGCACGGCACTCGGCGCGCAAGGTGCCGACGTCGTGCGAGGCGTGGTCGGTCCGGCGATGGGATTCATCGTAGTCGGCGCCGGCGTCGGCGTGGTTGGCGCGATGCTGATGACCCGCACACTCGCGCACCTGCTGACGCAGCGTTCGCCGAGCGACCCGGTGTCGTTCGTCGCCGCGGTCGCGGTGCTCGCATCCGCGGCGATCGCCGGCGCGTATCTCCCGGCGCGGCGAGCGATGCGCATCGATCCGGCGATCGCGCTGAGACGCGACGTGTAA
- a CDS encoding DUF2239 family protein has product MEERGSFTAFAGHRQVASGPWPQLLTATKRYLDAGGEPVLIFGDETGKQVDVDFRGTLDEVLSRAGAADAPRVGPGRPKLGVVSKEVSLLPRHWEWLAEQPNGASATLRRLVDAARKATPRSRRLRDAAYRFIWAVAGNFENAEEAIRALYAKEDARLERLMENWPADVREHVLRLVAEAWREESALGG; this is encoded by the coding sequence ATGGAAGAGAGAGGCAGTTTCACCGCGTTCGCCGGCCATCGTCAGGTCGCCAGCGGCCCGTGGCCACAGCTTCTGACGGCGACGAAACGATACCTCGACGCCGGCGGCGAGCCCGTGCTGATCTTCGGCGACGAGACCGGCAAGCAGGTCGACGTCGACTTTCGCGGCACACTGGACGAGGTACTGTCTCGAGCCGGAGCCGCCGACGCGCCTCGCGTTGGCCCCGGACGGCCGAAGCTCGGCGTGGTCAGCAAGGAGGTCTCGTTGCTGCCGCGTCACTGGGAGTGGCTCGCCGAGCAGCCGAACGGAGCGTCGGCAACGCTGAGGCGTCTCGTCGACGCGGCCCGCAAAGCGACACCACGTTCCCGGCGGCTCCGCGACGCGGCCTATCGATTCATTTGGGCGGTCGCGGGCAATTTCGAGAATGCTGAAGAGGCGATCCGCGCCCTCTACGCCAAAGAGGACGCCCGCCTGGAACGACTGATGGAAAACTGGCCGGCCGACGTCCGCGAGCACGTGCTGCGGCTCGTCGCCGAGGCGTGGCGCGAGGAGAGTGCGCTCGGCGGTTAG